In Papaver somniferum cultivar HN1 chromosome 1, ASM357369v1, whole genome shotgun sequence, a genomic segment contains:
- the LOC113328362 gene encoding adenylate kinase isoenzyme 6 homolog → MGRTKPNILVTGTPGTGKTTTSSLLSDATGFRHINIGDLVKEKNLHDGWDDELECHIINEDLVCDELEDIMEQGGNIVDYHGCDFFPERWFDRVVVLQTDNSVLYDRLSSRGYMGSKLTNNIECEIFQVLLEEARSSYPEDIVVPLVSNCVDDISKNVTTLSDWIRSWHPTS, encoded by the exons atgggcaGAACGAAACCTAATATTTTAGTAACAGGAACACCAGGAACAGgaaaaacaacaacatcatctctATTAAGTGATGCTACTGGATTTCGTCATATTAACATCGGAGATCTTGTTAAGGAGAAGAATTTACATGATGGTTGGGATGATGAATTAGAATGTCACATCATCAATGAAGACTTG GTCTGTGATGAACTTGAGGATATAATGGAACAAGGTGGAAACATTGTTGATTATCATGGTTGTGATTTTTTTCCTGAGCGTTGGTTTGATAGAGTTGTGGTTCTTCAAACTGATAACTCTGTCTTGTATGACCGCTTGAGTAGCAG AGGTTACATGGGATCAAAGCTTACAAACAATATTGAATGTGAAATCTTTCAAGTGTTACTGGAAGAGGCAAGATCCAGTTACCCAGAGGACATTGTTGTACCGTTGGTGAGCAATTGCGTCGATGACATAAGTAAGAATGTCACCACATTGTCTGACTGGATTAGGAGTTGGCATCCAACATCCTAA
- the LOC113299253 gene encoding receptor like protein 29-like — protein MPPPLPLTTIQIIPLLIFLFSLPCFLSNGVHYPTKNQNPINKNNTVETNMDPFEQETLFKIMESMSSDRNWRVSNPYPCKPGSSWPGLECKTNNRGDTHFHVIRLDFGSPPNTTCKKTATFPAQIFNLPCLESAFFLHCFTFTRTTLEIISSSSSTLQQLSLRSNQALVGPVPPQISSLKSLEILTLSQSQLNGKIPVEIFSLQSLIHLDLSYNSLVGTIPNQMGNLKNLLGLDLSYNSLSGSIPPTIGNLGLLQKLDLSSNALTGIVPETIENLKLLVFLALGNNRLKGKSFPQGITKLVSLQYLLMDGNSMFMSSLPNELGNLVKLQELRLGNSGFSGTIPTSISHLMNLTTLSLENNRLTGEIPAGLSNLSHIYHLNLSRNMLSGVVPFNVGFLKRLGRNLDLSGNPKLCLNASSQILDDKKIASTVNICGSSNGYLIQQPPFNKKAGAAASPSRGFSSLFSFLTLLGILSSIFLV, from the coding sequence ATGCCTCCACCACTCCCACTTACTACTATTCAGATCATTCCTCTACTCATCTTCTTATTCTCTTTACCTTGTTTTCTGTCTAATGGGGTTCATTATCCAACAAAGAATCAGAACCCAATCAACAAAAACAATACCGTTGAAACAAACATGGACCCATTTGAACAAGAAACTCTGTTTAAAATCATGGAATCCATGTCTTCTGATAGGAACTGGAGAGTTTCTAATCCATATCCATGCAAGCCAGGTTCTTCATGGCCTGGCTTAGAATGCAAAACTAACAACAGAGGAGATACTCATTTCCATGTTATTAGACTTGATTTCGGTTCTCCACCCAATACAACTTGCAAAAAAACAGCTACATTTCCAGCTCAAATCTTCAATCTTCCTTGCCTTGAATCAGCTTTCTTCCTTCACTGCTTCACTTTCACTAGAACAACTCTGGAAATCATctcctcttcatcttcaacactTCAACAGTTGAGTCTAAGATCAAACCAAGCTTTAGTAGGTCCAGTTCCCCCACAAATATCTTCACTAAAATCTCTTGAAATCCTAACATTGTCACAAAGCCAACTGAACGGAAAAATCCCAGTGGAAATCTTTAGTTTACAATCTCTTATACATCTTGATTTAAGCTATAATTCTCTGGTTGGAACTATTCCTAACCAAATGGGTAACCTTAAAAACCTTCTAGGACTTGATTTGAGTTATAATTCACTTTCTGGTTCAATCCCACCAACAATCGGAAACTTGGGTCTACTTCAAAAACTCGATTTAAGCTCGAATGCACTCACCGGAATCGTCCCGGAAACAATTGAAAACCTCAAGTTGTTGGTATTTCTGGCTCTTGGTAATAACAGACTTAAAGGAAAATCCTTCCCACAAGGAATAACAAAGCTGGTTAGCTTACAGTACTTGTTAATGGATGGTAACTCAATGTTCATGTCATCATTACCAAATGAGCTCGGGAATTTAGTTAAGTTACAAGAACTTAGACTTGGTAATTCTGGTTTCTCAGGAACGATTCCGACGAGTATATCTCATCTTATGAATCTGACTACATTATCACTTGAAAACAACAGATTAACCGGTGAGATTCCGGCTGGTTTGAGTAATCTGTCACATATATATCATTTGAATTTGAGTAGGAATATGTTAAGTGGTGTTGTTCCTTTTAATGTTGGTTTCTTGAAGAGATTAGGAAGAAATCTTGATTTAAGTGGAAACCCAAAACTTTGTTTAAACGCATCCTCTCAAATTCTTGATGATAAAAAGATTGCTAGTACTGTGAACATTTGTGGATCAAGTAATGGTTATCTTATTCAACAACCGCCATTCAACAAAAAAGCTGGTGCAGCAGCTTCTCCATCACGTGGATTCTCCAGTTTATTTAGTTTTCTTACTCTTTTGGGCATTTTGTCGAGCATTTTTTTAGTTTAG